A genomic window from Ignavibacteria bacterium includes:
- a CDS encoding translocation/assembly module TamB domain-containing protein, producing MAKNVIKKAAKIMLWLTGSVIFLLIAIIIFIQTDKFNEIALEFTLDELNSAQKEKMNTINAESIEGNIFSGIKLNNGNITVKNDTLLKFGHLSVKYDIWGLLDKKILLKEVVLNDPFIFASQITSGDSLIWNFENLFTQDMQDTTPSSPFDWDVDVGSLKINNGFIRVRADSSKPAEWWKEKRTLTGIFDITETDITDLNIELNAVYYTDYKSINISNISFNTNSPLSVKKLKLNANLNEKDTTTDLWGFELETNRSDIKIYRLYADKFNPFYEFRYDELGNKDIKASIDIQKFNFDDLTFFIPGLGFLDSTVSVKLDAEGKYGDLNARILNANLKNTRLSFSGNIKNLQMPESLYFDITGKDLLIDPAEINSVYLEELPVPKQTGIINGDINYKGTYYVFSSDFRFNSAAGTAEGRLNLDLPNEIYSGEIFTYGLNTGAVLSNRELNGYLNLSAKFSGKGFDINRMNTSLNYSIINSKIGKYNITRSAGMLKNTNGNIKLNILHTSGMGNAEIAGSMNIRNISNPTYDLSGKIRGADISAITGAASDKSSINADFKINGSGISPGSMNGTYIVKLDESSYGEYYLPATQIDAELRNTGSQSNIKINSEAADIYAEGSLNFDELIDAVLFNIDHLNKQITQSIENNNQVNEPKDIIIGNSVNSINSESGLKFTIVTKDSIKLQKVLKPFGVDFAGNVNGSITNSAEGFNLAADLRISRLNLQDSVLKIVNSETEILFSNRYTGNRGDMDIEFNTVTDKITLGQNSFDSAAAKLKMNGNNAELNLKTKADTSGLAEINGNFSLAPGVINANIDTFRVNYSGFDIRNSGNWIFSFQDADRFELEQFDIRSKNAVLKLSGVFALNSSSELKVTGDNINIQDIASIINKADSSYIISEDRDIEGEIENLDITFTGTLEEPEISAKMNTDLLRYEDNDIGRITASMKFMQNTADAEIVLQNAEGDGTLTVKGNAPLQNPLSGDTAGATEFTNAPVDINLSAKNFMLDYFALLIPDAASLRGVLNADLSAKGTASDPALTGNLKITNGGYLIPLTGMYHSFDASMSTDNFKLVLDNLRIYNEDDDSRHIDLFGTLDFRDMKIKDIDISATGDMVLLDKDVEQNELGVYGYILAGMGEPPLKINGSLDSLFITGQLLIKDATISSVPLEGTGYNADEDNFIYANRFTDTAAVNPDSLTVLEPEEYNNINPFDRYKYKVTGDSVKSTFVHLDFNVKTENTVYASIDFNNLTRDRLFGELTADLDIKTENGIMQAYGRVDVGGDSYYRFYRDFKLDESNITFDGDISNPVLDIKGVYSSEKNIEQYGTVSSATVEVVITIKGNVKEPELTLNLFQDGSQVSGSDAQSDAITYLLFGRYKSELTASERTSVASSLGASVGSLYASSYLSQTVREILPFIVDAQFSYTEGNVKDTDVELISELGDARVKFGGKLLKDVKNFELVVDYPLNRLLNLNLPETVLLEFAREEKEQTLSISPADKLTTEIKILYKIKF from the coding sequence ATGGCAAAGAATGTGATAAAAAAAGCGGCTAAAATCATGCTTTGGTTAACCGGATCTGTTATTTTTTTGTTAATAGCGATAATAATTTTTATTCAAACCGATAAATTCAACGAAATTGCGCTTGAATTTACCCTGGATGAGCTGAATTCAGCTCAAAAGGAAAAAATGAATACTATTAATGCTGAATCTATAGAAGGAAATATATTCAGCGGAATTAAGCTAAATAACGGGAATATTACTGTAAAAAATGATACTCTGCTTAAATTCGGGCATCTTTCGGTAAAATATGATATTTGGGGACTGCTTGATAAAAAAATTTTATTAAAGGAAGTTGTGCTTAATGACCCTTTCATTTTTGCATCACAAATAACATCCGGCGACAGCCTTATCTGGAATTTTGAGAACCTGTTCACACAGGACATGCAGGATACTACGCCATCCTCGCCGTTTGACTGGGATGTAGATGTAGGAAGCCTGAAGATCAATAACGGATTTATAAGAGTGAGAGCGGATTCTTCCAAACCTGCGGAATGGTGGAAAGAAAAAAGAACTCTTACCGGAATTTTTGATATTACGGAAACTGATATTACTGATCTGAACATTGAGCTTAATGCAGTTTATTACACTGACTATAAATCAATTAACATTTCAAATATATCTTTTAATACCAACTCTCCGCTTTCTGTTAAAAAGCTGAAACTGAACGCTAACCTGAATGAAAAAGATACTACCACAGACCTGTGGGGATTTGAGCTAGAGACCAACCGCTCTGATATAAAAATATACAGGCTGTATGCAGATAAATTCAACCCTTTTTATGAATTCAGGTATGATGAGCTTGGCAATAAGGATATTAAAGCGAGCATTGATATACAAAAGTTCAACTTTGATGACCTTACCTTTTTTATACCAGGCCTGGGTTTTTTAGACAGTACAGTTTCTGTTAAGCTTGATGCAGAAGGTAAATACGGTGACCTGAATGCCCGTATATTGAACGCAAACTTGAAGAATACCCGGCTGAGCTTCAGTGGAAATATTAAAAACCTGCAAATGCCTGAGAGCCTTTATTTTGATATTACGGGCAAGGACCTGCTTATTGATCCGGCTGAAATAAACTCTGTTTACCTGGAAGAGCTACCTGTACCCAAACAAACCGGAATAATTAACGGTGATATAAACTATAAAGGTACCTATTATGTATTCAGCTCTGATTTCAGGTTTAATTCAGCGGCAGGCACGGCAGAAGGCAGACTGAACCTGGACCTGCCAAATGAAATTTATTCAGGAGAAATATTTACTTACGGTCTAAATACAGGCGCTGTGCTTTCAAACCGTGAGCTTAACGGATATTTAAATCTTTCCGCAAAATTCAGCGGAAAAGGGTTTGATATTAACAGAATGAATACAAGCCTGAATTATTCTATTATAAACTCAAAGATCGGAAAATATAATATAACCAGATCCGCCGGAATGCTTAAAAACACTAACGGTAATATTAAACTAAACATACTGCATACATCCGGAATGGGTAATGCAGAAATTGCCGGAAGCATGAACATCAGGAATATATCTAATCCCACTTATGATCTGAGCGGTAAAATAAGAGGGGCTGATATTTCAGCAATCACAGGGGCTGCCTCGGATAAAAGCAGCATAAATGCTGATTTCAAGATCAACGGCAGCGGTATAAGCCCGGGCAGCATGAACGGAACATATATTGTAAAACTTGATGAATCCAGCTACGGTGAGTATTATTTACCGGCAACGCAGATTGATGCTGAGCTTAGAAATACCGGATCGCAAAGTAATATTAAGATCAATTCAGAAGCGGCGGATATTTATGCGGAAGGTTCGCTTAATTTTGATGAATTGATAGATGCCGTTTTATTTAATATAGATCATCTTAATAAACAGATAACACAAAGCATTGAAAATAACAACCAGGTAAATGAACCAAAAGATATAATTATTGGGAATTCTGTAAACAGTATTAATTCAGAATCCGGTTTAAAATTTACAATAGTAACAAAAGACAGCATTAAGCTTCAGAAGGTTTTAAAGCCATTTGGAGTAGATTTTGCAGGAAATGTGAACGGAAGTATTACAAATTCTGCTGAAGGTTTTAACCTGGCTGCTGATCTAAGGATCAGCCGGCTGAATTTGCAGGACAGTGTTTTAAAGATCGTAAATTCTGAAACTGAAATACTCTTCAGTAACAGGTATACGGGTAACCGGGGTGATATGGATATTGAGTTTAATACAGTAACTGATAAGATCACTTTAGGACAAAATTCATTTGACTCAGCTGCTGCCAAACTGAAAATGAACGGAAATAATGCGGAATTAAATCTGAAAACCAAAGCCGATACATCAGGACTGGCTGAAATAAACGGAAACTTCAGCTTAGCCCCCGGCGTGATAAACGCAAACATTGATACATTCAGGGTTAACTATTCGGGGTTTGATATCAGAAACAGCGGAAACTGGATATTCAGCTTTCAGGATGCAGACAGGTTTGAACTGGAACAGTTTGATATAAGGAGCAAAAATGCCGTTTTGAAGCTAAGCGGTGTATTTGCGCTTAACAGCAGCAGTGAGCTTAAAGTAACTGGTGATAATATTAACATCCAGGATATCGCTTCAATTATTAATAAAGCAGATTCTTCGTACATAATTTCAGAAGACAGGGATATTGAAGGTGAAATAGAGAATCTTGATATTACTTTTACCGGAACACTTGAAGAGCCGGAAATTTCAGCTAAGATGAATACAGATCTCTTAAGATATGAAGATAATGATATAGGACGGATAACGGCATCAATGAAATTCATGCAGAATACAGCTGATGCTGAAATAGTCCTGCAAAATGCCGAAGGCGACGGTACGCTTACAGTTAAAGGAAATGCGCCGTTACAGAATCCGCTTTCAGGTGATACCGCCGGTGCAACAGAATTTACAAATGCACCTGTTGATATAAATCTTTCTGCAAAGAATTTTATGCTAGATTATTTTGCCCTATTGATTCCGGATGCCGCAAGCCTGCGCGGAGTACTTAATGCTGATCTTTCAGCAAAAGGAACTGCTTCAGATCCCGCGTTAACAGGTAACCTTAAGATCACAAACGGCGGTTATTTAATTCCATTAACGGGAATGTACCACAGCTTTGATGCTTCTATGAGCACAGATAACTTCAAGCTTGTGCTTGATAACCTTAGAATATATAATGAAGATGATGACAGCAGGCATATTGACCTGTTCGGTACCCTTGATTTCAGGGATATGAAAATTAAAGATATTGATATCAGCGCCACCGGGGATATGGTTCTGCTGGATAAGGATGTTGAACAAAATGAGCTTGGTGTATATGGTTATATTCTTGCGGGAATGGGTGAACCTCCTTTAAAAATTAACGGAAGCCTTGACAGCCTTTTCATTACCGGGCAGTTATTAATTAAGGATGCAACTATCTCTTCTGTTCCCCTTGAAGGTACAGGCTACAATGCTGATGAAGATAATTTTATATATGCAAACAGGTTTACAGATACTGCTGCTGTAAATCCTGATTCATTAACAGTACTTGAGCCTGAAGAATACAATAATATCAATCCGTTCGATAGATATAAATATAAAGTTACAGGTGATAGTGTTAAAAGCACTTTTGTTCATCTTGATTTTAATGTAAAAACAGAAAACACTGTATACGCATCAATTGATTTTAATAATTTAACACGTGACAGGCTCTTTGGCGAGCTTACCGCAGATCTTGATATAAAAACTGAGAACGGGATAATGCAGGCTTACGGCAGGGTTGATGTCGGAGGTGATTCATATTACAGGTTTTACCGTGATTTTAAGCTTGATGAAAGCAATATCACTTTTGACGGCGATATTTCAAATCCAGTGCTGGATATTAAAGGGGTTTATTCAAGTGAAAAGAACATTGAGCAGTACGGAACGGTTTCATCGGCAACTGTTGAAGTTGTGATTACAATAAAAGGCAATGTTAAAGAACCGGAATTAACACTTAATCTGTTCCAGGATGGCTCACAGGTTTCAGGAAGCGATGCGCAGTCAGATGCTATTACCTACCTGCTCTTCGGCAGGTATAAAAGCGAGCTTACTGCATCAGAAAGGACATCGGTTGCTTCATCACTTGGCGCTTCGGTTGGTTCATTATACGCGTCTTCATATCTTTCACAGACAGTAAGAGAAATTCTTCCGTTCATAGTTGATGCACAGTTCAGCTATACTGAAGGCAATGTAAAGGATACTGATGTAGAGCTTATTTCAGAGCTTGGAGATGCAAGGGTAAAGTTCGGCGGCAAGCTGCTGAAAGATGTTAAAAATTTTGAGCTCGTTGTGGACTACCCTCTTAACAGGCTGCTTAACCTTAATCTGCCTGAAACAGTGCTGCTTGAATTTGCCCGTGAAGAAAAGGAACAAACATTAAGTATAAGTCCGGCAGATAAGTTAACCACAGAAATAAAGATACTTTATAAGATAAAATTTTAA